Proteins encoded by one window of Clostridium cagae:
- a CDS encoding (2Fe-2S)-binding protein, translating to MDMNEVICSCVGTTAQDIKDAMNNGATTLEEVQEVTNAGTCCGCCIDQIEGIMIAK from the coding sequence ATGGATATGAATGAAGTAATATGTAGTTGCGTAGGAACTACAGCACAAGATATAAAAGATGCTATGAATAATGGAGCTACTACTTTAGAAGAAGTACAAGAAGTCACTAATGCAGGTACATGCTGCGGATGTTGTATTGATCAAATAGAAGGAATAATGATCGCTAAGTAG
- a CDS encoding MarR family winged helix-turn-helix transcriptional regulator, which produces MYNLDDCIGFITNKGAKILSDEFNRRLQEHDMTRVQWIALYYIGKTNGIFQKELSDNMSVKESSMVRLIDRMEKDDLVERRKEIKDRRVTRIFLSDKGKKLREELIPLGEEFQRDAVNGISEDELNIFKNVLEKMINNVCKY; this is translated from the coding sequence ATGTATAACTTAGATGATTGCATTGGTTTCATAACTAATAAAGGGGCTAAAATACTTTCAGATGAATTTAACAGAAGGCTTCAGGAACATGATATGACTAGGGTTCAATGGATAGCATTATATTATATAGGTAAGACTAATGGTATTTTTCAGAAAGAGCTTTCTGATAACATGAGTGTTAAAGAATCTTCTATGGTAAGACTTATAGATCGTATGGAAAAAGATGATTTAGTTGAAAGAAGAAAAGAAATTAAAGATAGAAGAGTAACTAGAATATTTTTATCTGATAAGGGAAAAAAGTTAAGAGAAGAACTTATCCCATTAGGAGAAGAATTTCAGAGGGATGCAGTTAATGGTATATCAGAAGATGAATTGAATATTTTTAAAAATGTTTTAGAAAAAATGATAAATAATGTATGTAAATATTGA